The DNA window GACGGGTTTTCGGCAACTGAATTCAGCTTTGCAGCCGCTTCGTCGCTCATCATGTGCCCTTCCGAGCGTGGTTTAACGTCTTCCGGCACGTCCCACTCCTGAACAGAAGCCGAATCTTCACCGGTCGAGCTTACCGAGTTGCCGACACCATCGTTCTTTGGCATCGATGCACTGGTCACGTCACCACTGTTATGGTCGGGAGTGGCCGCGTTGGGCTGCGATATGTTGGCTTGGTCGGGGTCCGATATGCTTGCACTTACACCCGCCGATTCCTGACCATACGAGGAGTTACCATGCTGGTTTGGGTCGCGCGAATAAAAGTCGGGATCTACTTTATCTGGGTCGAATGGTGATGTAGTTGCCATAGTCGTAAGGATTCGTTTCAGCTAGTAACCGGAAAAACAAGCCGGTTGTTTTTCCAGACCTCAGCCACCATCATAGACTACGAACGGTGGTTTCGTTCCTGCCGCATCTGTTCTATATCAGTCCGTAACAAGTCATTGGTTTCCTGCAACAGCGCCATGCGCTGATTGAGTTGAAACAGCAGAAATTCCATGTTGCGCAGGCGTTCTTCCACGGTGATAGCAGCAGAGGGTGAGTCGAGCACCTTGAACATCAGTCCCTCCCCGCGCATCAGCCAGTCGCCGTTGACCTGTGGATAAGCCACCAGAATTTTTTCCAGCGTGTCGTAGCGGGGCTTCATCCGCCCGTGCAGAATATGGTACACTTTTTCACCCCGGTGTTCGCCCAGTTGCCGGGCAAATTCGAGCACACTTACGTTCAGTGCCTCGATCAATTGTTGGATTCGGGATTCAATCATAACGAGGAGGTGGGGAACGGGGAGATTCCGGCGAACGGAACCGAATCTAAAACGGCCCGTACGCGGCCATAAACGGGGTTTTCCGGCGCGAACGAAAGCAGCCCCTTATACTTCGATATTTTTACACAAAAATGCGTAAAAAAGGACCCATTTAGCAGCCCAAAACGTTTTGTTTTTACGCGAAACTGTGTAATTTTAAAACAGTAAACAGCACCCCTTTAAAAGGCAAAAGGGACCGTAAAACGGACCCCCTGCTTGAACAGTAAACAACAAATACTAATGAACACACAAAACAAAAGCCAACTTTCGACAAATCAAAGCGAGAGCGCATCGAATGCGGATCAATTGCCCGTACTAACTGATACGAATCAGCCCGGTACAGCCCGGCGGTACAAGTATCTCGAAGGTCACCCCCGCCAATATCGATTCGACGCTAAGGAAGGCGTGTTCAATATCAACGGGTCGGAAAAGCTGGGCCGCACGCTGACGTTTCAGCCCATCGCCTGGCGCATCTTCACCGACAATATCCTGAATATGGGTACCAAAAACTGGGCGGAGCTTTTCTTCATCGATGAGAAAGACTGCGTGTCGGCGGTGCTGTTTCATGGCTATTCAGTCGACAACATCTTCCGGCTTATCGAGCCGCTCTACTACGACGATCAGACGCTGGCCGACGTGGTGATCACGGCGGTGGCTGAAAAAAAGGAGAACAACAAGATCCAGCCGAAGGGCGTGTACTACATTGCCAACTTCTCCTACAAGCTGGGCGACCCCGCCAAAACGGCCGAACTCAAACAGTTTGCGCAGGGCGGTGCGGTGAAGATATTCCGTCAGGAAACGCTGACCGACATTGCCAATATCAAAACGGCGATGAACTACTACAACCCGTTTGCGCAGATGGCTGACGAAGAGCAGTTACTTACCGCCGAGACAGTTCAGGTGTAACAGACGTTGAGAAGGTTGCTTCGGCCGGCGTCAGTGCTGGTCGAAGCAACAGACTTGTTTCCGGTTTTTCGCACCTAATCCGCTTTTTATGTTGATTACCCCTGACGATCTGTACCGGGCGTTGCCCCGTTTGTCGAATTCTGATCTGACCCGACTTAAAGAAGAACACCTGGGCTACGGCGCGGGCGATACGAACGGCCGCACTGGTACCGACCGGGCCAAGGTATTTGGCCGAGCGTTTCATCAGCACCTGCTCGAACCCGAAACCATTGGTACGGTGATGCAGCAGTTTATGCCCGATCTGCTTCCTGCCCCAGTGTCGCAGGACGCGCATCAGCCGGAACAGGTTAAGGAGTTGATGAACACCGTACGCAACGACGCGTTCTGTCGCCGGTATCTGCGGCAGGCCGACTGCGAGCGCGTGGTTCTGTCTACTGACCCAGCTACGGGGGTGGCCTGCAAAGCCCGGCTCGACATGGTTTATACCAGTCCCAAACGCCGGAACGCGCTTATCATCGATTTAAAAACAACCTCAGCCCGCACACCAGCGCAGTTTCTGGAGTCGTGCTACACCTACGACTACGACCGGCAGGCAGCTTTCTACCTCGACAGCCTGCGCCACGCCGAGTCAGGCGAGTGGGCCGATACGCGGCAGTTCAAATTTGTATTTGTCGGCGTGATGAAACAGCGACCTCACCGCTTGTTTGCCATTGAACCCACATCGATTCCGGGCTTTGTTGAGTACGGCCGGAAGAAGTATCGGTTCTGGCTGCGCAAGTGGCGGGAGGAGCAGGAAGGCCACCGGCTGGTGCAGGCTCCGGCCTGGCAACTCAGTGCCTGATTGCCTTTGAGCCTTGCTTACCGATTGAGCGGCCACTTTCAGTCTAACAACGTATCACCTATGAATGCTTCTCTGATTACGCTTACGCCCAGTGAGGTACATTTCGACTGGGGCACCGATGGACTGGTACTCTGGATTGAAGAACTGGACGGGGCCAATACGCTGGCCAGTCAGATGAATGACGTAATGGATCGTATTGCGTTTGCGATCGAACTACAGACCGGCTGGGATCATCGCACGGATGCTCATATGCTTCACCCGCTGTATGGCTACCGGCTGTTACTGCGCGATGCAACCGGGCTGTGGCATGCCGTCAGGACCAGCCAGACCGGGCACTTTGAAAGCCTGATTCCCCTCGAAGAAATGGACTACGAAGTTGCCTACGAAAAAGTCATGTGGCTCGATTAAGGCGATCACAGCGACTTACTGATTCAAAAAGCTCGACTTATCTGATAACAAAAGGTAAATCGAGCTTTTGTTGTATATACAACTGATAATCAGTTCATCAATTTTTAAGACGAACGGTTTGCAACATTCCAGAATAAAGTTGCATCTTTATGGTGTAAGCCAGTTTGCACTATGAAAACCAGCCTCTTAAGCTTCGTATTTGTCCTCGTCAGCACTACCCTCATCTGGGCGCAGTCGACAACAATCAACGCCAGTGAAATAGTCGCCCGCATCAATAAAGGCGATGCGATTTCGTACAAAAATGCGACGATCGTTGGCGACTTAGACCTGACAGAGCTAAGCACCAAACGGCAGGTTAAAAACTGCAACTGGGGCAGTACGGAGCAGTTTGAGTCGCTGGTGGCAATGCCCCTGCTGTTCGATAACTGTCAGTTTACCGGTAAGTTTATCGCCTGTAAATACGACCAGCAAATAGGTAAAAACGGGACGACGTTTACGGCCAACTTTCAGGAGCCTGTAACGTTTACCAACTGCACATTCGACGGTGAAGCAGGCTTCAAATACACTAAATTTCAGCAGCGGGCCGTTTTCAGCGGCAGTCAGTTCAACGGTGATGTCGTATTCAAATACACCAAATTTCTAGCGGCTGTCGATTTCAACAACACACAGTTCAAGAAATACGCTGACTTCAAGTACGCCCGAATCAGTGAATCGTCATCGTTTCAGCAGGTGAAGTTTGCGCAGTACGCTGATTTCAAGTACACTCAGTTCGACGAGCCGACCGATTTTCAGGGCACTCGCTTCGTCAACACGGCCGATTTCAAGTACACGCACTTTCCGCGCGGCACCCGCTTCGATAATGCGCATTTCGACGGTGGTACCGAATTCAAGTACACGACACTCGACGGGCAGCAATTTGTACCGGCCAAACGTTAGGCCCGTACGGTGTCTACCCGCGTAGCACCACCCCGACGCAATGAATCAACGGAGGCAGGCTGTTTTGGTCTGCCTTTTTTTTGTGTCGTGTCGGGCAGTGGCTTTGTCTGATCAATACGGCGCCCCGACCGGCGGGGTTGCGGCTGCTGGGCGTATTGGCCAACCGCAGCGGTAGACGCTGTTTCGGCCGTTGAGTTGGGCTGGCTTACCAACGATAGGGCAGTTAGCAGGAGTGTAAGCATGAGAAGCTGGAGGTTAGCATTAACACACAAATAGACAGCCTATCAACTAGCGCAAAGCCCACTTGTTCAGGCACAGGTTACAGGATTCGCGGATTAACTTCCAATTAACGATCCGTAGTATTCCTTGTGCTTGCAAAACGAACAGGCCTGCTTTATTTTTGATAGAACCGTTTTGTCCCTCATGAACAAACGCCGTCTTTTCCTGTATTCGTGGTGCTCGATTGTTAGTCTGCTGGCTTTTACCTGCGCCCGCGATTACCCGGCAACAGCGCCCTACGTCCCCCCTGTTCAGCCGACGAATCCCGGTAGCCTACCCCCACAAGTACAGCCTGCTCCCGCCCAGAAACGCCTTTTTCTGGCCAATGACAAAGTCCGGGTTGGTATCGACCTGAACATGGGCGGGGCGATCAACTACCTGGCCGAAGCGGGTACGAGCGTGAACATGATCAATAATTATGATCTGGGGCGGCAACTTCAGACGGCGCTCTACGCGGGGCCGTTTCCTTACTCCGTCAACGGCAAAGACCCAGTCTATCAATGGCGCAACCTGGGCTGGAACCCCGTGCAGACTGGTGACTACTTCAACAACCCGGCGCAGGTCGTCAGCTATCAGCAGGACCAGAACAGGCTTTACGTAAAAACGGTCCCGCTTATCTGGCCGCTGCTTAACGAACCAGCCGACTGCGTCATGGAACACTGGCTTGAGCTGAAAGACAACACGGTGCACGTACGCAGCCGCACAACCGTTAACCGGCGGGACACGACTCAGTACGAGGCCCGCACGCAGGAAACGCCCTGTGTCTACGTCAATAGCCCCTGGAACCGAATGGTTATGTACACGGGCTTGCAGCCGTTTACCAACGGTAGTGTTTCTGAGTATACCGATCAGAATATTGTTACGCGGTATGCTACGGAAAACTGGGTTGCCTTGCTCAACAAAGAAGGACGGGGCGTTGGCCTTTACCGATCCAACGAGTTCCGCTACCGGACAGCCGGGTTTGGCCAGCCGGGTGTGGGGGGCGAGTTCGACGTTACCAGCACGTATACCAACAGCGATAGCTTTATTCTTATCGACCACAACGGCGTATACGAGTTTGAGTACACGCTGGTGCTGGGTTCGGTAAGCGACATCAGGCAGTTTGCCTACGCGCAGCCTCGCCCGGCGGCTGGCCCCAATTTCCGCTTTACCCAGGACCGGCAGGGCTGGTATTATTTCAACGCCCGCGACCGGGGCTGGCCCATCAACAACGAACTGGCAATCAAATGGCAGCGCGTCGACACGACAAAGTCTGATTTCCGCGTCGCCAGCCCGATGGTCTACTGGCGGGCGACCGACGTGCCAACAATCTATCTACAGGGCGCTTTCAGTACGAAGGCGACATCGATCCGAATGATCTGGCGCAAACCCGACGAGTCAGACTTCTTTGGCATACCGGGTCGCTATATCGACATACCCATTATCGGCGATGGGCAGTACCGGACATACACCGTCAATATGGCGGGTCTGTCGGGCTGGGATGGTATCGTTACGCAGCTGAGCCTGAATGCGCCCCCCGACCAGACTCAGTTTGAGAAAGGATCTATCGCCCGCATCCGCAGTATTACCATGACAAAGCCATAAAAAAAGCTCCTCCGAT is part of the Spirosoma rhododendri genome and encodes:
- a CDS encoding helix-turn-helix domain-containing protein — translated: MIESRIQQLIEALNVSVLEFARQLGEHRGEKVYHILHGRMKPRYDTLEKILVAYPQVNGDWLMRGEGLMFKVLDSPSAAITVEERLRNMEFLLFQLNQRMALLQETNDLLRTDIEQMRQERNHRS
- a CDS encoding PD-(D/E)XK nuclease-like domain-containing protein; the encoded protein is MLITPDDLYRALPRLSNSDLTRLKEEHLGYGAGDTNGRTGTDRAKVFGRAFHQHLLEPETIGTVMQQFMPDLLPAPVSQDAHQPEQVKELMNTVRNDAFCRRYLRQADCERVVLSTDPATGVACKARLDMVYTSPKRRNALIIDLKTTSARTPAQFLESCYTYDYDRQAAFYLDSLRHAESGEWADTRQFKFVFVGVMKQRPHRLFAIEPTSIPGFVEYGRKKYRFWLRKWREEQEGHRLVQAPAWQLSA
- a CDS encoding pentapeptide repeat-containing protein, producing MKTSLLSFVFVLVSTTLIWAQSTTINASEIVARINKGDAISYKNATIVGDLDLTELSTKRQVKNCNWGSTEQFESLVAMPLLFDNCQFTGKFIACKYDQQIGKNGTTFTANFQEPVTFTNCTFDGEAGFKYTKFQQRAVFSGSQFNGDVVFKYTKFLAAVDFNNTQFKKYADFKYARISESSSFQQVKFAQYADFKYTQFDEPTDFQGTRFVNTADFKYTHFPRGTRFDNAHFDGGTEFKYTTLDGQQFVPAKR